The Desulfonatronum thiodismutans nucleotide sequence CGCGGCGTTGACCGCCGGACCGGCCAGTAGAAAGACCAGGGCCGCTCCCGGGTTCAGGCCCTTGAGCACCAAGGCCGCGGCAATGGGCGTGGAGGCCGTGGCGCAGACGTACAGCGGCACGGAAATCACCAGCATGGCCACCATGGCCAGCACGGGATTTCCCAGCCACCTGGAGACCATTTCCGGTGTGAGCCAAACGGAGATCCCCCCGGCTATGAGCACGCCCAGCAGAAACCATGGAGCGATGTCCCGAAACAGATCGCCGAAGGCAAAGGCCATGCCCGCACGCAGGCGGAGCAGAGCCGAGGTTTTAGCCGGAGGCTGGTCAGGCTTGTGGTTTTGAGACTGCCCTTGAGACTGCACTGTAGCGCAACCGCATCCTGCCCCGGTCAAGCACGGAGACGAGGACGGGAACGGGGACGGACTGGGGGAAGGAGAAAACTGAGGCTTGGAAGGAGGCAGTGCCTGCGGTTCGTTGCTCCGATCCAGGGCCTGAACCATGGTCCCGGTGACAAGGGCCGTGAAAAATGCGGACAGCGGGCGGACAATGGTCATGAAAGGGTCCAGCAGAGCCCAGGTCACTGCTATCGAATCCACGCCCGTCTCGGGCGTGGAGATCAGAAAGGCCGCGGTGGGCCCCTTGGCCGCGCCCTGACGACGCAGGCCCGCGGCGGTGGGCAGCACCCCGCAACTGCACAGCGGGATGGGCACGCCCACAGCCGCGGCTTTGATCAATCCCGAAAATGACGATGTGCCCAGATGCCTGGCCACCAGGTCGTCCGGCAAAAAGGCCTTGAGCACTCCCGCGAAGAAAAACCCCAAAAGCATGTACGGCGCCGAGGCCACGAGCACGTCCCACCCGGCCAGGGCCACTTGCAATCCCCAATCCATGTTCACCTCCATAAGCGTCCCCAAAAACGTCCGGGCCGTTGAAAAGCCTTCGAGGTGAACATATGACAATATGTTCAGATGTTCAAGAAAAAAGTTGTCCTGCTTCAGGGCGGATTTGTTCCCGATCCTCTGGCTCTATCCGGATCGGTATCGAAATCGAAATCGTGATCAAAATCGATTTCTGATAACTTTCCGATTTCGATAGCGATTTCGATTTCGACTGATGCCGGGCCACCCTGGGGACACGCCCTGAACACTCAATCGTCTACTATACTGGGAATTTTGATGTTCCACAGAGATCAAAATTGCCCTGGGCCCTGCTTCAGCAGACTGGACCATCAATGCAACCCGCTACTCCGCCACATGCTCCTCGGCCTGCTTGAGCAATCCCACGATGTGCGCGTCGTCCAGGCTGTAGATCACGTTCTTGCCGTCCTTGCGATATTTGACGATGCGGGCCGCTCGCAGCACGCGCAACTGGTGAGACACCGCCGATGAACTCATGGACAGCAGCTCGGCCAGGTCGCAGACGCACAATTCGGAAATGCTCAAGGCCTCCAGGATGCGCACCCGGGCGGGTTCGCCCATGGCCTTGAACAACTCGGCCATCCGCAGGAGGGTCTCATCCGGAACCATCCGTCCCGCCACCCGCCGCACCGCGTCATCATGGACGCACACCTCGCCGCAAACGTCATCCAACCGCTGATCCATGTCTACCTCGATGAGACGCTCTCAATCGTCAATTTTCTCTGTTCCTTGCCCTTGGTTTTTTCATGGCATCACTCAATACCCGCCCGAAACCACCACATCATACGTCCCCCGCACTGAATTGAGCAGCATGACCCGATCGGCCCCACGCAGATCCTCCGGCCGAAGCACCCGCTCCTTCAGCTCTCCCCGCTCCACCATTTCGGCCCGCATCGTCCCGCCCAGCAAACCGCATCGGATCGGCGGGGTCCAGAGAACGCCGTCCAGGTTAATGGCCAGGTTGGCCCGGATGGATTCGGTGAGTTCGCCTCGCTCGTTTTGCAGCAGGATGTCGTCGAATCCGGGATGGGCGGCCAGGGTTTGGGCGTAGACTTGGCGATGGGTGGTCTTGTGGTAAAGGAAGATGTCCGAGGAATCCACCGCCGACGTGGCAAGGGTCACGCGAAGGGGGACGGAGGACGGCGATGGCGGGGGCAGGTGTTCCAGGGCAACGGCCCCGTCCTTGTCCAGAAGCAGGCGGACCATTTGTGATTTTTGGCCAAATCCCGCGGACAGCCCGTCCAGTCGATCACGGACCAGCTGCACGTCCAGGTGAAAATCAAAATACTCGGCCGAAGCGCCCAGCCGGGTCAGGTGCCGCTCCAGCAGCGCATACCCGTGTCCCGGGGTCCAGAGCATGGTTTCCAGGAGCCGGAATTCCGGCATTCGTCGATGAAGCACCTCGGCCTTGGTCCGACACTCCGCGTACTCGCCCCGAACGTTCGAATCCCAGACGATTCCCCCGCCGACCCCGTATTCGGCCCGGTTCCGGTGCTGGTCCACCAGCACCGTGCGAATGGCCACGTTGAACGCGGCCCGGATTCCCGGTTTGGCGCCGGAGGCTGAACGGGTCGCCCGCGGCCCCACGTATCCGACGCAGCCGGTATACAGGCCGCGCGGGGAGGATTCCAAATCCGCGATGATGTCCATGCTGGCGGCCTTGGGCGCGCCGGTGATGGAGGCCGGAGGAAAAAGGCCAGCGAAGATCTCCGTCAACGAATGGCTTGTCCGCGCCCGGACCGTGGAGACCATCTGCCAGACCGTGGCGTGCTTCTCCACCCGGCACAGGTCGTCCACCACCACGCTGCCGGTTTCAGCGATCCGGCCCAGATCGTTGCGGACCATGTCCGTGATCATCACGTTCTCGGCTCGATCCTTGGGCGACCGGCGCAGCTCATCGGCCAGGGTCTGATCCTGCTCCAGGGTCCGCCCCCGAGGCCGGGTGCCTTTCATCGGCTCGGAAACGATCTCCTCGCCGTCCAGAACAAAGAACCGTTCCGGCGAGAAACTGCATACCGCCCAATCCGGCAGATGGACATACGCGGCATGAGACGGGGGCCGGTCCCGGCAGACGGACAGGAAAAAATCCCAGGGGTCGCCAGGGAACGCGGTTCGCAGCCGGAAGGTAAAGTTGACCTGGTAGCACTCCCCCACCCGCAGATGCTCCCGGATGCTCCCGAGGGCCTCCCGGTAGCTGGATTCGGAAATGGACGGGGACCAGGCCAGCGGCGCGGACACAGGATCCGTGCCTCTCAGGAAGTCGAGAGGCGCGATCCGCTCGACCCGCTCAAAGATCCCGAACCAGAGCAACGGCGGGCCGTCCTCGGTTCGCGGGCGGACCCTCAGCGCGGGGTCAAAGGCCGGAGCGGCCTCGTAGGACACGAACCCGGCGGCGTACAGACCCTGTTTCGCCAAACCGTCGATCCGCTCCAGGCATGGCCCGACCCGTTCCACGCTTTCAGCCCGGATCACTTCGCACGGGTCGCGAAACGTCAGCCAAAGCCTGGAAGCCGCGTCCCAGAGCAGGACGCGGTTCTGGTCGTCGGGGATGCGGGACATGCGGTTTTGGATGCGGCGCACGATGCGCTTGGAACGCGAGGACGAAAGCGGGCGGGGTTCAGGCCGTTACCGTCCCGAAACGTGCGTCGCACAGGAAGTACAGCGGATTCGCGGGCCGGAAGCCGGTTCGGATGCGTCGTCGCCACCCAGTTCCTGGAGCGAACGGCTGGATATCGTGAAGGGCAGCGTCACCTTCACGGTGGTCCCTTGACCGAGGACGCTGCGCAGGACGATTTCGCCATCCAGCAGACGGACCAGGCGATGGACGATGGTCAGCCCCAGACCGGCCCCTTGATGCCTGCGGGTATAGGAGCCGTCCACCTGGCGAAAGGGTTCCAGAATGTCGTTGAGCTTGCTTTCGGGGATGCCGATGCCCGTGTCCGAAATCGTGAAGCGGATTCGGCACTGGTTGCCGTTCATCGGCCCGTCCAGGCTGATTTCCAGTCGTACCTCGCCCTTGTCCGTGTATTTCAGGGCGTTGCCCACCAAATTGAACAGAACCTGCCGAGTCCGGATTTCATCCCCGATCAGGACCAGGGGCACCGAAGGTTCCAGGGACAGGCTAAGCCTGAGCCCTTTTTCCTTGGCGGCCAGAGCGAAAAGGGCGAACAAGCCTTCCCGCAGTTCCTGGACTGAAAACTCCCTGGAGTGCGGGGTCAGTTGCCCGGCTTCCATGTCGCAGAGGGTCAGAATGTCGGAAAGCAGGGTCGTCAGTCGGTCCGCGCTGTTTCCGGCCAGGGCCACGAATTGCTGTTGATGCTCGTCCAGATTGGTACTTAGTAATACCTGCATGCTTCCGATAATGCCGTTCAGCGGCGTACGGATTTCATGGCTCATATTGGCCAGGAATTCGCCCTTGGCCTGATTGGCAGCCTCCGCGGCCTCCTTGGCTTCGCGTAGCTCCACCAGAAGCCGCTCATTGCGCTCGCGCAGGAGCATGACCTCCAAACCTTTTTGAATCCGCTCCGAAAACTCCGGCGGATTTAATGGCTTGCTGAAATATCCCTGGACCTTGCCATTGTTGATGGCGTCCACCAGTGGATCGTAGTCGCTGTAGCCCGTGAGCATGTAGCGCAGCACGTTGGGAAATTCGCGAGCCGCCTGCTCCAGCAGAACCGTCCCGGACATTTCGGGCATCCGCTGATCGGTCACAAGGACGTGAACTTCCTCTTTACGCAGGATATCCAGGGCCTGCTGGGCCGACTCAGCCAGACGGATGTCGTAGTCGCGCCGAAACAACGCCTTGAAACTGCTCAGATTTTCGGACTCGTCGTCCACGTAGAGGACGATCGGCTTTTCGGAATCGCTCAAGGCCAGCATCAGTTTTCCTCCGGTGTTATCGGCAAAAACAGCAGAAACGCGGCACCCTCGCCGACCTCGTCGTCGATTTCCAGGAAGCCGTGGTGTTCCCGCGCCAGATTGGCGCAAATGTACAGCCCGAGCCCGGTTCCCTTGCCCACCGGCTTGGTGGTGAAAAAGGGATCGAAAATCCGCCCCCGGATGTCCGGAGGAATGCCCGGCCCGGCGTCGGCGACGCGCAGCACGGCATAACTCTTGCCCGCGCGCTCACGGACCTCGGTGGTCAGGGTGACCCGGCGACGGGCCCGGTCCTCCAGAGAATCCACGGCGTCGACGGCATTGTTCAGGAGATTGATCACCACCTGGCTGAGCTGACCGTAATTGCCTGGAATCGGTGGCAATGAATGAAAATCCCTGCACACGTCCACCCGAGTCTTGTAACGATTGTGCAACATGACCAGCGCGGAATCAACCAGTTCGTTGAGATCGATGTCCAGGCTTCGGGCGTCGTCCGAACGGGAAAAGACGCGCAAGCAGCGCACAATGTCCTCGGCCCGCCATAATCCTTCAAAGATATGGGCCAGCAGTTCGGGAATCTCCTCCATCAGGGTGGGATAGTCCACCCGCTTCTCGAACTCCGCCAAAGCGGCCCGCTGCTCCTCGGTCATGGCTCCGCGGCAATGGTTCACCAGGGAAATCAGGTCGGCGATGTCCTTCTCCAGACCGTGGCAACTGTTCTTCACGAAATTCAAAGGGTTGTTGATCTCGTGGGCCACGC carries:
- a CDS encoding SO_0444 family Cu/Zn efflux transporter; the encoded protein is MDWGLQVALAGWDVLVASAPYMLLGFFFAGVLKAFLPDDLVARHLGTSSFSGLIKAAAVGVPIPLCSCGVLPTAAGLRRQGAAKGPTAAFLISTPETGVDSIAVTWALLDPFMTIVRPLSAFFTALVTGTMVQALDRSNEPQALPPSKPQFSPSPSPSPFPSSSPCLTGAGCGCATVQSQGQSQNHKPDQPPAKTSALLRLRAGMAFAFGDLFRDIAPWFLLGVLIAGGISVWLTPEMVSRWLGNPVLAMVAMLVISVPLYVCATASTPIAAALVLKGLNPGAALVFLLAGPAVNAAALTVISKILGRRATVIYVSGIVICTLALGLLVDWVYGQTDFMAGVLGNWRIGADEEEGRLAGVVSAVVLLALFTWRWTAGAVLSRGGR
- a CDS encoding ArsR/SmtB family transcription factor, producing the protein MDQRLDDVCGEVCVHDDAVRRVAGRMVPDETLLRMAELFKAMGEPARVRILEALSISELCVCDLAELLSMSSSAVSHQLRVLRAARIVKYRKDGKNVIYSLDDAHIVGLLKQAEEHVAE
- the pabB gene encoding aminodeoxychorismate synthase component I; this encodes MSRIPDDQNRVLLWDAASRLWLTFRDPCEVIRAESVERVGPCLERIDGLAKQGLYAAGFVSYEAAPAFDPALRVRPRTEDGPPLLWFGIFERVERIAPLDFLRGTDPVSAPLAWSPSISESSYREALGSIREHLRVGECYQVNFTFRLRTAFPGDPWDFFLSVCRDRPPSHAAYVHLPDWAVCSFSPERFFVLDGEEIVSEPMKGTRPRGRTLEQDQTLADELRRSPKDRAENVMITDMVRNDLGRIAETGSVVVDDLCRVEKHATVWQMVSTVRARTSHSLTEIFAGLFPPASITGAPKAASMDIIADLESSPRGLYTGCVGYVGPRATRSASGAKPGIRAAFNVAIRTVLVDQHRNRAEYGVGGGIVWDSNVRGEYAECRTKAEVLHRRMPEFRLLETMLWTPGHGYALLERHLTRLGASAEYFDFHLDVQLVRDRLDGLSAGFGQKSQMVRLLLDKDGAVALEHLPPPSPSSVPLRVTLATSAVDSSDIFLYHKTTHRQVYAQTLAAHPGFDDILLQNERGELTESIRANLAINLDGVLWTPPIRCGLLGGTMRAEMVERGELKERVLRPEDLRGADRVMLLNSVRGTYDVVVSGGY
- a CDS encoding hybrid sensor histidine kinase/response regulator; the encoded protein is MLALSDSEKPIVLYVDDESENLSSFKALFRRDYDIRLAESAQQALDILRKEEVHVLVTDQRMPEMSGTVLLEQAAREFPNVLRYMLTGYSDYDPLVDAINNGKVQGYFSKPLNPPEFSERIQKGLEVMLLRERNERLLVELREAKEAAEAANQAKGEFLANMSHEIRTPLNGIIGSMQVLLSTNLDEHQQQFVALAGNSADRLTTLLSDILTLCDMEAGQLTPHSREFSVQELREGLFALFALAAKEKGLRLSLSLEPSVPLVLIGDEIRTRQVLFNLVGNALKYTDKGEVRLEISLDGPMNGNQCRIRFTISDTGIGIPESKLNDILEPFRQVDGSYTRRHQGAGLGLTIVHRLVRLLDGEIVLRSVLGQGTTVKVTLPFTISSRSLQELGGDDASEPASGPRIRCTSCATHVSGR
- a CDS encoding sensor histidine kinase → MNESATPSILIVDDVPANLHLLSGILKEQGFRVRPATSGAMALEAARRLPPDLVLLDINMPGMDGFEVCRRLKADPALADIPVLFVSALEDTADKVRAFEAGGRDYVTKPFHVEEVLARVRTHLALRRAEHDLTERNKTLQKALDQLKKAQNQLIFSEKMAALGVLAAGVAHEINNPLNFVKNSCHGLEKDIADLISLVNHCRGAMTEEQRAALAEFEKRVDYPTLMEEIPELLAHIFEGLWRAEDIVRCLRVFSRSDDARSLDIDLNELVDSALVMLHNRYKTRVDVCRDFHSLPPIPGNYGQLSQVVINLLNNAVDAVDSLEDRARRRVTLTTEVRERAGKSYAVLRVADAGPGIPPDIRGRIFDPFFTTKPVGKGTGLGLYICANLAREHHGFLEIDDEVGEGAAFLLFLPITPEEN